Proteins encoded in a region of the Paenibacillus wynnii genome:
- a CDS encoding polyphosphate polymerase domain-containing protein, translating into MAIEVFNRYENKYLLDHEAYLTFYNRLLEYMELDEYNKQHEFYSISNLYFDTQNDALIRNSLAKPKYKEKLRLRAYGVPNEDAKVYLEIKKKVFGLVNKRRTALQLNEAYDFVRTGLEPEFKDYMNKQVINEITYFLKRYELQPKVYLAYERKALFCKQNRDLRITFDTNIRSRRYDLKLENGDHGEPLVENGQWLMEVKAEKTVPMWLSRMLSEHEMFRTSFSKYGNEYKKMLKNGNAERESVIYA; encoded by the coding sequence ATGGCTATAGAGGTGTTTAACCGATACGAGAACAAGTACTTGCTTGATCATGAGGCCTACCTCACATTCTACAATAGATTATTGGAGTATATGGAACTGGATGAGTACAACAAGCAGCATGAGTTTTATTCCATAAGTAATCTATATTTTGATACACAGAATGATGCGTTGATTCGAAACAGCCTGGCGAAGCCGAAGTATAAGGAAAAACTCCGCTTAAGAGCTTACGGCGTTCCGAACGAGGATGCGAAGGTTTATCTGGAGATCAAGAAGAAGGTATTCGGGCTGGTCAATAAAAGAAGAACGGCGCTTCAATTAAATGAAGCCTATGATTTTGTCCGTACCGGACTTGAGCCCGAGTTCAAGGATTACATGAATAAACAGGTCATCAATGAAATTACTTATTTCCTAAAACGCTATGAATTGCAGCCCAAAGTGTACTTGGCTTATGAGAGAAAGGCGCTATTTTGTAAACAAAACCGCGATCTCAGAATCACCTTCGATACTAATATTAGAAGCAGACGGTATGATCTTAAGCTGGAAAATGGGGACCACGGGGAACCCTTGGTGGAGAACGGCCAATGGTTGATGGAAGTGAAAGCAGAGAAGACGGTTCCGATGTGGCTGTCGAGAATGCTGTCAGAACATGAAATGTTCCGTACAAGCTTCTCCAAGTACGGTAATGAATATAAAAAAATGCTGAAGAACGGCAATGCTGAAAGGGAGAGTGTCATCTATGCTTGA
- a CDS encoding TetR/AcrR family transcriptional regulator, whose protein sequence is MSEIRIIKTYVEARLQNNENLKQSVVEAAANILQEHGPEAVTVRRVADTMACSTKIIYSLFGSKDGLAKYLYLEGCKLLAETFEAVPKQENLEQYFRDLGNAYWSFGLNYSSYYRMMFGGAISFKQDEESLQGSVTALQQVMNVLEEASKQELIKVEDLTLTTLKIWASLHGVIHLHLGGHFKPNEESARVVYDQVLSDLIRILFVGR, encoded by the coding sequence GTGAGTGAAATTCGAATAATTAAAACTTATGTGGAAGCAAGACTTCAAAATAACGAAAATTTAAAGCAAAGCGTTGTTGAGGCCGCAGCCAATATTCTGCAAGAACATGGGCCGGAGGCGGTGACCGTTCGTCGCGTCGCTGACACCATGGCCTGCTCCACCAAGATTATCTACAGCTTGTTCGGCAGCAAGGATGGGCTGGCTAAATACCTTTATTTAGAGGGTTGTAAGCTATTGGCAGAAACCTTTGAAGCTGTTCCGAAGCAAGAGAATCTCGAACAATACTTCAGGGATCTCGGCAATGCTTATTGGAGCTTCGGACTGAACTACTCAAGCTATTACAGAATGATGTTTGGAGGAGCCATTAGCTTCAAACAGGACGAAGAAAGTTTACAAGGGAGCGTAACTGCTTTACAACAAGTTATGAATGTTCTAGAGGAAGCATCGAAGCAGGAACTTATTAAGGTTGAGGACCTGACGCTTACTACTTTAAAAATCTGGGCTTCTCTGCATGGAGTGATTCACCTTCATCTAGGGGGGCATTTTAAGCCTAATGAGGAATCGGCGAGAGTTGTGTATGATCAGGTGCTGTCAGATTTAATACGAATTCTTTTTGTCGGAAGGTGA
- a CDS encoding VanZ family protein: MKYTTSLKKIVTAIGFVIYLYALIKLILFKWGSVDIHFLLYQLKHTLQYPNHIFDRPGNFTPFKEISRGIDTLSISNPFSSTNLIGNVLAFIPLGIFIPKLFRSGEALFIKVFLFSLALSLCFEVTQLILFMGTFDVDDLILNTLGGILGYIAFRIHNSSVKHLAMK, translated from the coding sequence GTGAAATACACTACATCTTTGAAAAAGATAGTTACAGCCATAGGGTTTGTTATCTATCTGTATGCATTGATTAAGCTGATTCTATTTAAGTGGGGTTCTGTTGACATCCATTTCTTGCTCTATCAACTGAAGCATACCTTACAATATCCTAATCATATCTTTGATCGTCCAGGCAACTTTACCCCTTTCAAGGAAATCTCAAGAGGAATTGACACCTTGTCTATCTCTAATCCATTTTCGTCTACGAATCTGATAGGTAATGTTCTGGCCTTTATTCCACTGGGTATCTTCATACCTAAGCTTTTTAGATCGGGAGAGGCGTTATTCATAAAGGTATTTCTGTTCTCCTTGGCTCTAAGCTTATGCTTTGAGGTGACCCAGTTGATTCTGTTTATGGGTACCTTCGATGTGGATGATCTTATACTGAATACTTTGGGTGGAATTCTAGGTTACATTGCCTTCAGAATTCATAATTCTTCAGTAAAACACCTTGCTATGAAGTAG
- a CDS encoding phosphatidate cytidylyltransferase, with translation MNSSLFTLILIFSALSAIQLVYYVVGKLQPNKDYAAIGVRIKTWWGMLFIFCLATLFNPIVSLLSLMALTFFALREYFSMIKSKKADRRLFLWAYLSIPAQFYWIYIEWYGMFIVFIPVYIFLLLPIPRLINKGTVGFLRSVSRAQWGLMLMVFGLSHLAYFQFATPQYGAGLVLFLVVLTQLNDVAHHLVSMYFGKRKVVPTANPYLTWEGFACAFVITTGSSFLIYPYLTPLDLTFGIVSGMLISLSGFFGSLTVSVLKRDLLIGDDDKFEALKKSYLSRVDSLTYTSPVFFHVIRYFFDFM, from the coding sequence ATGAACAGCTCATTATTTACGTTGATCCTTATATTCTCAGCCTTATCGGCCATCCAATTGGTTTACTATGTAGTAGGCAAATTACAGCCCAACAAAGACTATGCGGCCATTGGAGTTCGCATTAAAACCTGGTGGGGCATGCTCTTCATCTTTTGTCTGGCAACCCTTTTCAACCCCATCGTTTCCCTGCTGTCCCTAATGGCACTCACCTTCTTTGCACTGAGAGAATATTTCTCCATGATCAAATCTAAAAAAGCCGACCGCAGACTTTTTCTGTGGGCGTACTTATCTATTCCCGCACAATTTTATTGGATTTATATCGAGTGGTACGGGATGTTTATCGTATTTATCCCGGTCTATATCTTCTTGCTCCTACCGATTCCTCGCCTGATTAATAAAGGAACGGTGGGTTTTCTACGCAGTGTCAGTCGGGCTCAATGGGGGCTTATGCTAATGGTTTTCGGGCTTAGTCATCTGGCCTATTTCCAATTTGCTACGCCACAGTATGGAGCGGGCCTTGTGCTTTTTCTAGTGGTGTTGACACAGTTAAATGACGTCGCACACCATTTGGTATCCATGTATTTCGGCAAGCGGAAGGTAGTCCCGACAGCCAACCCTTATTTAACTTGGGAGGGTTTTGCGTGCGCGTTTGTAATAACGACAGGGAGTTCTTTTCTAATCTACCCGTATTTAACCCCTCTTGATCTAACTTTTGGGATCGTGTCCGGCATGCTAATCAGCTTAAGCGGTTTCTTCGGCAGTTTAACGGTTTCCGTATTGAAACGGGATTTATTAATCGGCGATGACGATAAGTTCGAGGCTTTGAAAAAAAGCTACTTAAGCCGGGTCGATAGTCTGACCTATACTTCACCGGTCTTTTTCCACGTGATCCGTTACTTTTTCGACTTCATGTAA
- a CDS encoding HAMP domain-containing sensor histidine kinase — MNKGIQSFRTKMILLLGLSMLLSGAITYGVYRLLQLYYSGVRREDPVAQYRHIMSNIGDIYFFLLLFIPLAILFFYWFTKPYATYFNEISKGIHHLASGEFKNRVHISSRDEFKVIAEDLNLASEKLQEAVERGDFAENSKDQLVVNLAHDLRTPLTSVLGYLDLILKDNQLTDDQIKHFTSIAFTKSKRLEKLIDGLFDITRMNYGMLPVEKKRIDIGELLMQLNEELYPVFEKSHLLSRVNITPNLYIAGDGELLARVFENLLTNAARYGKDGLYVDINSRLISGQVVIEVINYGGFIDPDDLPHIFDMYYTSDRARTHPGGGTGLGLFIARNIVEQHEGTISVESNAVRTLFQVQLPQV, encoded by the coding sequence ATGAATAAAGGAATCCAAAGCTTTAGGACCAAAATGATTCTGCTGCTGGGGTTAAGTATGCTTTTGTCCGGCGCTATTACTTACGGGGTTTATAGACTCCTTCAGCTCTATTATTCCGGTGTGCGCCGGGAAGATCCTGTGGCCCAGTATCGTCATATCATGAGTAACATTGGGGATATCTACTTTTTTCTGCTTCTCTTTATTCCGCTGGCTATTCTTTTCTTCTACTGGTTTACCAAACCGTATGCTACTTATTTCAATGAAATCTCCAAGGGAATCCATCATCTGGCTAGTGGTGAGTTTAAGAATCGGGTTCATATTTCCTCTAGAGATGAGTTCAAAGTCATTGCAGAAGATCTAAATCTGGCGAGTGAAAAGCTGCAGGAAGCGGTAGAACGAGGGGATTTTGCAGAGAATAGCAAGGATCAGTTGGTTGTGAATTTGGCGCATGATTTACGCACACCTCTTACCTCAGTATTGGGCTATTTGGATTTGATTCTTAAGGATAATCAGTTGACAGATGATCAAATTAAGCATTTTACTTCCATTGCCTTTACGAAGTCGAAGCGTCTGGAGAAACTAATTGATGGATTGTTTGATATCACTAGAATGAACTATGGTATGCTGCCAGTTGAGAAGAAGCGAATAGACATCGGTGAGCTATTGATGCAGCTGAATGAGGAATTATATCCTGTTTTCGAAAAAAGCCACCTGCTCTCTAGAGTAAATATTACGCCAAACTTGTACATTGCGGGTGATGGAGAACTGTTGGCCCGTGTATTTGAGAATCTATTGACCAATGCCGCCCGTTACGGGAAGGATGGACTGTATGTAGATATCAATAGCCGTCTTATTTCTGGGCAGGTGGTGATTGAGGTCATCAACTACGGGGGATTCATCGATCCAGACGATCTGCCGCATATCTTCGATATGTACTATACAAGTGACCGGGCAAGAACGCATCCGGGGGGCGGCACTGGTCTAGGCCTATTTATTGCCAGGAATATTGTGGAACAGCATGAGGGAACGATTTCGGTGGAGAGTAACGCGGTGCGAACCTTATTTCAGGTTCAACTCCCACAGGTGTAA
- a CDS encoding NADPH-dependent F420 reductase yields the protein MNISVMGTGNMGKALVKQLATHSEGQILWGSRNPGEAARLAKEFQLGNIMTCSYEDALQADLIIPAFHVPILVEWALAYKEQLKGKIVVDISNPFNNDYSDFTTPWGESSAENIQALLPDSTVLGAFKNTFFKVVEEPVFQDQISDVLVTGDDEVAVQQFLEHFKPLPFRFIHAGKLVNNRTIERFTLLELELAVRYNTYPYISLQLFGIKDTLPIS from the coding sequence ATGAATATCAGTGTTATGGGAACGGGCAACATGGGCAAAGCTTTGGTCAAACAACTAGCTACCCATTCTGAGGGTCAAATCTTGTGGGGTTCACGAAATCCCGGCGAGGCTGCCCGATTGGCAAAGGAATTTCAACTCGGTAACATAATGACATGCAGCTATGAAGATGCACTTCAGGCAGATCTCATCATCCCAGCATTTCATGTTCCTATATTAGTGGAGTGGGCACTCGCTTATAAAGAGCAGCTTAAAGGTAAGATTGTGGTTGATATTTCGAATCCTTTTAACAATGATTACAGTGATTTCACTACCCCTTGGGGGGAATCATCTGCTGAGAATATTCAGGCCCTATTGCCAGACTCCACAGTATTAGGGGCTTTTAAAAACACTTTCTTCAAAGTGGTTGAGGAACCTGTATTTCAAGATCAAATCAGCGATGTACTTGTTACCGGGGATGATGAAGTTGCCGTCCAGCAATTTTTGGAGCACTTTAAACCTCTCCCATTCCGGTTCATTCATGCGGGCAAGCTGGTTAATAATCGAACCATTGAACGTTTCACTCTACTTGAATTAGAGCTTGCTGTTCGCTACAATACGTATCCCTATATTTCTCTCCAATTGTTTGGTATCAAGGACACGTTACCGATAAGCTAA
- a CDS encoding sensor histidine kinase, producing the protein MFTKLRNRFLIVNLATISVMMLIAFASIYMITYQDVRRSIDMELHKLTDSNQKFPGNFDHPRSIEPTTPEMDEDGPMDNGKNPPDRSVFFTVQTDKDWVLIDKNSKFDIDNEIYELALQEAVSMNKDTGQFNLDGSHWTFNVQPTDAGYIFVFLDVTDQQDILTNLIYTFAFVGSVMLIALFFTSRFFANRSITPVKEAFDKQKQFIADASHELKTPLAIINTNTDVLLSNSGDTIHNQSKWLYYIKSETERMTKLTNDLLYLTQMDDSKTHMIFSKFNISDTVEDIILTMEAVIFEKHILLEYDIEPQLTVYGNSEQIRQVVMILLDNAVKYANPKGSVTLSLKKQQNDVILSVTNTGEGIAAEHLTRIFDRFYRTDASRARKQGGYGLGLAIAKSIIEQHKGKIYAKSVIGESTTFYVHLS; encoded by the coding sequence ATGTTCACTAAGCTTAGAAATCGATTTCTTATTGTTAACCTAGCCACCATCTCTGTGATGATGCTTATCGCCTTTGCCTCCATATACATGATTACCTATCAGGATGTTCGGAGAAGTATTGACATGGAGCTGCATAAATTAACCGATTCTAATCAGAAATTCCCTGGCAATTTCGATCACCCACGCTCGATCGAGCCGACTACACCCGAAATGGATGAAGACGGCCCTATGGACAACGGGAAAAATCCGCCGGATCGGTCGGTATTCTTCACGGTTCAGACCGATAAGGACTGGGTCCTTATCGACAAAAACTCCAAATTTGATATCGACAATGAAATTTATGAGCTTGCGCTGCAGGAAGCAGTATCAATGAACAAGGACACGGGTCAGTTTAACTTGGATGGGAGTCACTGGACTTTTAACGTTCAGCCAACGGATGCGGGATACATCTTTGTATTCCTTGACGTCACCGACCAGCAGGATATTTTAACGAATCTTATTTACACCTTCGCTTTTGTGGGATCGGTGATGCTAATTGCCCTATTCTTTACAAGCCGGTTCTTTGCGAATCGCTCGATCACGCCGGTCAAGGAAGCTTTCGATAAACAGAAGCAGTTTATTGCCGATGCCTCCCATGAACTCAAGACACCTCTGGCCATCATTAATACCAATACTGATGTGCTCTTGTCCAATAGCGGAGACACCATTCACAATCAGTCGAAATGGCTGTACTATATCAAATCGGAAACGGAGCGAATGACCAAACTAACCAACGACCTTCTGTACCTGACCCAAATGGATGACTCCAAGACCCATATGATCTTTTCGAAATTCAATATAAGCGATACCGTTGAGGATATCATTTTGACCATGGAAGCCGTTATATTTGAGAAACATATTCTGCTTGAGTACGACATTGAACCTCAGTTGACGGTGTACGGAAACAGCGAACAAATCAGGCAGGTCGTCATGATCCTGTTGGATAACGCCGTCAAATATGCCAATCCTAAAGGCTCGGTCACCCTATCTCTTAAAAAGCAACAGAACGATGTAATTCTATCGGTAACCAATACCGGGGAGGGCATTGCTGCGGAACACCTGACTAGGATCTTTGACCGATTTTACCGTACGGATGCATCCAGAGCCCGCAAGCAAGGAGGATATGGCCTAGGTCTAGCTATTGCTAAATCCATTATTGAGCAGCACAAAGGAAAAATTTACGCCAAAAGCGTGATCGGTGAGTCCACCACGTTTTATGTTCACCTATCGTAA
- a CDS encoding NAD(P)H-dependent oxidoreductase, translated as MKMLIVYTHPNHQSLSYAFLQEVIRGSGENTAVEEVRVLDLYEEGFNPLLVFNETKRRRDMHKDPELARYRDQLLWADKIVFVYPIWWGRPPAMLMGYIDQMFSSGFAYKETGKMLPEGLLKGKSVVCISSMKGPALYPLFWLNNAHKTLMRRALFSYVGIKQVRFFEFGGMESPRGRHQEKLNKVYQYFKKAN; from the coding sequence ATGAAGATGCTAATTGTTTATACTCATCCGAACCATCAGAGCTTAAGTTATGCATTTTTGCAGGAAGTCATCCGGGGTAGTGGGGAGAATACGGCTGTTGAAGAGGTTCGGGTATTGGATTTATATGAGGAAGGATTCAACCCCCTATTGGTTTTTAATGAAACAAAACGCAGGAGAGATATGCACAAGGACCCGGAGCTAGCTCGGTATCGAGATCAGCTATTATGGGCTGACAAGATTGTTTTTGTCTATCCGATTTGGTGGGGACGTCCTCCGGCTATGCTTATGGGTTATATTGACCAGATGTTTTCTTCTGGATTTGCGTATAAGGAAACGGGCAAAATGTTGCCGGAGGGGCTTTTGAAGGGGAAATCAGTAGTTTGTATCTCCAGTATGAAGGGACCTGCCCTTTATCCGTTGTTCTGGCTGAATAACGCACACAAGACCTTAATGCGAAGAGCACTTTTTAGTTATGTGGGTATCAAACAAGTGAGATTCTTTGAATTTGGCGGTATGGAGAGTCCTCGGGGCAGGCACCAAGAAAAATTGAATAAGGTCTATCAATATTTCAAAAAGGCGAACTGA
- a CDS encoding LysR family transcriptional regulator: protein MNIEFLKGFVETVRTKSIAKASENLHISHTALSKQLRSLEKHFDVQLFIRSSQGVELTEAGKVLYDSSTILFDQLASIKNQLEPYKVWHRIRMAAVPDIAARYLMPALPKLQEQGHEVELLYRQSTKEVYKLLLNGEVDLIVAERISMHPSIWIEDLNQEPLYVVMSKENPLSGQPMVTLTELSNQPLVLYTEGCTIRAKLTELFATMERPMHIKTEVDFSEVILGYVGNGDGVTVLPEASIIPFSDRLVFVPLHHPEAQRTISIFSRNRTKGQKIRRFIS, encoded by the coding sequence GTGAATATTGAGTTTTTAAAGGGTTTTGTGGAGACGGTTCGAACAAAAAGCATAGCAAAAGCCAGTGAGAATTTACATATATCGCATACTGCACTCAGCAAACAGTTGAGAAGTTTGGAAAAACACTTTGATGTCCAGCTTTTTATCCGTTCCTCTCAGGGAGTGGAGCTCACTGAAGCGGGGAAGGTATTATACGATTCCTCCACGATATTATTCGATCAATTGGCTTCCATAAAGAATCAGCTTGAACCCTATAAAGTGTGGCATCGTATTCGAATGGCTGCAGTTCCGGATATCGCTGCTCGTTATTTGATGCCCGCTTTGCCTAAATTACAAGAACAGGGCCATGAAGTCGAGTTGTTATACCGACAGTCAACGAAGGAAGTTTACAAGCTGCTGCTTAATGGTGAGGTGGATCTAATCGTTGCTGAACGGATTTCCATGCATCCTTCCATTTGGATAGAGGATCTGAATCAGGAGCCTTTGTATGTCGTAATGTCGAAAGAAAATCCGTTATCTGGGCAGCCCATGGTTACATTGACGGAACTAAGCAATCAACCGCTAGTTCTTTATACCGAGGGGTGTACCATTCGCGCCAAATTGACGGAGTTGTTCGCGACAATGGAGCGGCCTATGCACATAAAAACCGAGGTAGACTTCAGTGAAGTCATCCTCGGTTATGTGGGGAACGGTGATGGAGTTACGGTATTGCCGGAAGCGTCCATCATTCCATTTTCAGACCGGTTAGTTTTTGTTCCATTACATCATCCAGAGGCCCAAAGAACGATTTCTATATTTAGCAGGAACCGCACGAAAGGTCAGAAGATTCGACGATTTATAAGTTAG
- a CDS encoding response regulator transcription factor gives MRILIVEDELHLAEALTQILKKHNYSVDAVHDGRSGLDYALSGIYDLLLLDIMMPEMDGFSVLKKIRNEGLSTPVIFLTAKGEITDMVTGLDHGADDYIAKPFSSEELLARIRAALRRKGEVVPDDALKFGDMELNTANLRLSVNGKEMKLNLKESELLELLILRKQAVTSKEQIIEKLWGFDSEVEHNNVEVYISFLRKKLTFLNSAVRISTLRGVGYVLEVTT, from the coding sequence ATGAGGATATTAATCGTAGAAGACGAGCTTCATCTTGCGGAGGCCTTAACTCAAATACTAAAGAAGCACAATTACTCCGTAGATGCTGTACATGACGGCAGATCCGGTCTAGATTACGCTTTAAGCGGTATATATGATTTGCTGCTGCTCGACATTATGATGCCTGAAATGGATGGATTCAGCGTGCTGAAGAAGATTCGGAATGAAGGTTTGTCGACACCCGTTATTTTTCTTACCGCAAAAGGGGAAATCACTGATATGGTGACAGGTCTAGACCATGGGGCTGATGATTATATCGCCAAACCCTTTTCGTCGGAAGAGCTGTTGGCAAGAATAAGAGCGGCGTTAAGACGTAAAGGTGAGGTTGTACCCGATGATGCTTTAAAGTTCGGGGATATGGAACTCAATACAGCGAATCTGCGGCTCTCCGTTAACGGAAAGGAAATGAAGCTGAACTTAAAAGAGAGTGAGCTGCTGGAGCTGCTGATATTGAGGAAACAGGCCGTAACCTCCAAAGAGCAGATTATTGAGAAACTATGGGGTTTCGATTCCGAGGTGGAACACAACAACGTGGAAGTATACATTTCTTTTTTGAGAAAAAAGCTGACCTTCTTGAATTCGGCGGTACGTATTAGCACGCTCCGCGGGGTAGGGTATGTATTAGAGGTGACAACCTAA
- a CDS encoding SDR family NAD(P)-dependent oxidoreductase, with the protein MIRLRDKWILITGASSGIGEVFARELAVRGNHLILVARSENKLEALAKQLRMELGIQVEVIVNDLSKEGAPLKLYEECQQRRLSVDMVINNAGFGTHGFFEQLSGERQHEEVMLNIMSVVDITHLFLPGLLEKGSGAVINVSSTAGFQPDPYMAVYGASKAFVLSFTQALWEENRTRGVQFLALCPGSTQTEFFNVVGSDEASVGKRSTPEHVVKTALKALEKGQPYVVPGFQNYMTAQVSRLLSHKQVLRLVGGLLRPRNKGNEAETLKPSH; encoded by the coding sequence ATGATAAGATTACGAGATAAGTGGATATTGATTACAGGGGCTTCTTCAGGTATTGGTGAGGTATTTGCTCGAGAGCTTGCCGTAAGGGGAAACCATTTGATTTTAGTTGCCCGCTCAGAAAACAAGCTTGAGGCTTTGGCTAAGCAGCTAAGAATGGAGCTTGGCATTCAGGTAGAGGTTATCGTCAACGACTTATCCAAAGAAGGCGCACCTTTGAAGTTGTACGAGGAATGTCAACAACGTCGATTGAGCGTGGATATGGTCATCAACAATGCCGGTTTCGGGACTCACGGATTTTTTGAGCAGTTGTCTGGCGAACGGCAGCATGAAGAAGTGATGTTAAATATAATGTCTGTTGTGGATATTACGCATCTATTTTTACCAGGTTTGTTGGAAAAGGGTAGTGGAGCGGTTATCAACGTTTCTTCCACTGCGGGCTTCCAACCCGATCCATACATGGCCGTATACGGTGCCTCAAAAGCTTTTGTATTGTCATTTACACAGGCGTTATGGGAGGAGAATAGAACACGTGGTGTACAATTCCTCGCACTATGCCCCGGTTCAACACAAACCGAATTTTTCAACGTCGTGGGATCCGATGAAGCCTCTGTTGGTAAGAGGAGCACTCCTGAACATGTCGTGAAGACAGCACTGAAAGCATTGGAAAAGGGACAGCCTTATGTCGTGCCTGGCTTCCAAAACTATATGACTGCCCAAGTTTCCCGTTTGTTATCGCATAAACAAGTGCTTCGTCTTGTCGGGGGACTACTTCGCCCCCGTAATAAAGGAAACGAGGCAGAAACCTTAAAACCGAGTCACTAG
- a CDS encoding MarR family winged helix-turn-helix transcriptional regulator — MNNHTLFQKFVAFSAAVHQTTNELTKDVKSEALTPVQYKILEYIAVSQPVTLSQISECMLMSMPNTSRELRKLGEKQFIEKVTDDGDRRKQYIRLSEKGAAMMGETFQRIEARFMKHMEKVAEEELQEIERALDLLHSKVFY; from the coding sequence ATGAACAACCATACCCTGTTCCAAAAATTCGTGGCCTTCTCGGCTGCCGTTCATCAAACTACAAATGAGCTGACCAAAGATGTGAAATCCGAAGCTCTTACGCCTGTTCAATATAAGATTCTTGAATATATCGCAGTTAGTCAGCCGGTCACGCTAAGCCAAATCAGTGAATGTATGCTCATGTCCATGCCGAATACGAGTCGTGAGCTAAGAAAATTAGGCGAGAAACAATTCATCGAAAAAGTTACAGATGACGGAGATCGGCGCAAACAGTATATTCGACTATCCGAAAAAGGGGCGGCGATGATGGGCGAGACCTTCCAGCGCATTGAAGCCCGTTTTATGAAGCATATGGAAAAGGTTGCAGAGGAAGAACTGCAAGAAATCGAGCGTGCGCTCGATCTACTTCATAGCAAGGTGTTTTACTGA
- a CDS encoding DUF3139 domain-containing protein codes for MHPITVIEITASVVFVIVIFLIALLLPDRVRKLSLITACSITVLLLVFFALRPYWIDYQVSQKTEQLNQYLEEKYPNQEWEISRQVGRQYNAYHLEVTFKNEKGWIYTYSVVNEKNIHQSAWMPPGGKFPDGGKHYEQN; via the coding sequence TTGCATCCCATAACAGTAATAGAAATCACAGCGTCGGTTGTTTTTGTCATTGTTATATTTCTTATAGCCTTACTATTGCCAGATAGGGTTAGGAAACTTAGTTTAATTACTGCCTGTTCCATAACTGTACTATTGCTTGTATTCTTTGCACTTCGTCCCTATTGGATTGATTATCAAGTATCACAAAAAACAGAACAACTTAATCAATATTTGGAGGAAAAGTACCCTAATCAAGAGTGGGAAATTAGTCGACAAGTAGGTAGACAATATAACGCGTACCACTTAGAAGTTACCTTTAAGAATGAAAAAGGATGGATTTATACCTATTCAGTAGTTAATGAAAAAAACATTCACCAGAGCGCTTGGATGCCGCCGGGAGGAAAGTTCCCCGATGGAGGGAAACATTATGAACAAAATTAA
- a CDS encoding response regulator transcription factor yields the protein MKRVTILIADDEAEIADLVALHLQKEGYHIIKVSDGKAAIQAIQSQSIDLAILDIMMPEMDGYEVTRQIREQYHLPIIFLSAKISDLDKITGLVMGADDYMTKPFNPMELVARVNSHLRRSLHFNQPVAVNKTVIEVSGLTISLDQHTVTLYGEAVQLTPKEFDILYLLASHPKQVFSAESIFQQVWGEAYYESGNTVMVHIRTLRKKLGEDMNKNKFIKTIWGVGYTFNE from the coding sequence ATGAAGCGTGTCACGATATTGATAGCGGATGATGAGGCGGAGATCGCTGACTTAGTCGCCTTGCATTTGCAAAAAGAAGGGTATCATATTATTAAAGTCTCCGATGGGAAAGCCGCTATTCAGGCGATTCAGTCACAATCAATAGATTTGGCCATTTTAGATATTATGATGCCTGAGATGGATGGTTATGAAGTGACCCGTCAAATTCGGGAGCAGTACCATCTGCCAATCATTTTTTTGAGTGCCAAAATCTCTGATCTCGATAAGATCACAGGGCTGGTAATGGGGGCGGACGACTATATGACGAAACCGTTCAATCCTATGGAATTGGTGGCTCGAGTGAATTCTCATCTCCGCCGTTCTTTGCACTTCAACCAACCCGTGGCAGTGAATAAAACGGTAATCGAAGTCAGTGGACTAACCATTTCACTGGATCAGCATACCGTTACCCTTTATGGCGAAGCTGTCCAGTTAACGCCGAAGGAATTTGATATTCTCTATTTATTAGCCAGCCACCCGAAGCAGGTTTTTAGCGCGGAAAGTATTTTTCAGCAGGTGTGGGGCGAGGCCTACTATGAAAGCGGTAATACGGTTATGGTACACATCCGAACCCTGCGGAAGAAGCTTGGAGAAGATATGAACAAGAATAAATTTATCAAAACCATCTGGGGTGTGGGGTATACGTTCAATGAATAA